TGACGAGGACCGAGCGCCCGTCCCCCTCGACCACTCCGTCGACCACCCGGCCGAGGAGCAGCACCGGCAGCACCTGGAGCGCCGCCCCGGCCACCGTGGTGAACACGGTGGCCGTCGTGAGCCACGGGACTTCGCGGCAGTGGGCCGAGACCCACCGGGTGGCCTCGCGTCCGGACGCGGTGCGCAGCGTCGCCGGGGCGGCGGGCGCCCCGGCGGCGGGGGCTTCGGTCGCGGACGTTTCGGCCGCGGGTGTTTCTGCGGTGGGTGTTTCGGCTGTGCTCACACGAAGACCAAGTCGAGCCGGGGACGGGGCAGGTGGAACGGCATTGCTACTCGACCGACTTGACGAGTTCGTCGATCGCGTACGGGAGGGACAGGACGGTGCCCTGCGACATGGCGGCGCCGACCGCCGGGCCCTCGCTGTCGAGCAGGTAGGACACGTTGCCCTTCTTCACCGCGTCGAGGTTGGCGAAGAGCTTGAACTTCATCAGCGCCGCGGTGTCGGCCTTGTCGTTGATGACGACGATGCGGTCGACGTCGACCAGGTCCGTGCGCTCGGGCGAGAGTTCGGTGGAGAACTTGCCGCCGGCGATCTTGTCGATCTTCGTCTGGTACGAGAAGCCCATGCCGGTCAGGAGCCGCCCGCGCACGTCCTTCGAGGTGAACGGGTTGATGGAGTCCTTGTACCAGGACAGGGCGACGGAGGTCTGGTTCGCGAACTTCGGGTGCGACTTCTTGGCCTCGGCGAGCTTGTCCTCGATGCCCTCGACGAGCTTCTTGCCCTCGTCCTCCTTGCCGAGCGCCTTGGCGATGTGCACCGCGTTGTCCTGCCAGGGGGCGCTGAAGAGCTCCTTCTCGCCCTTGGTGCGGCCCACCGTGGGGGCGATCTGCGAGAGCTTGTCGTAGGCGGCCTTGTCGATCTCGGAGTACACCGCGATGATCAGGTCCGGGCGCAGGGCGGCGATCTTCTCGTAGTTGGGGCCGGAGTCGCCGTTCTTCATGATGACGTCGGGCTTGGTGTCGCCCCACTTGTCCTTCACCCAGGGCCACTGGGTGTTGATGTCGGGGGACTTGCCCTCCGGGTTCGGGTACTGGTCGACCATGCCGACGGGCTTGGTGCCGAGGGCCAGGGCGGTCTGGTCGTCGGTGTAGCCGACGGTGACGACGCGCTTGGGGGCCTTGGTGACCTTGGTGGACCCGAACGCGTGCTCCACGGTGACCGGGAACGTACCGCCGGTGGCGGCGGCCGGGGCGCTGTCGTCCGCCTTGTCGTCCGAGTCGGAACCGCAGCCCGCGAGGAGGCCGACACCGAGCGCCGTGGCGGTCAGTACGGCCGCCAGCCGCCGGGGCTTCTTCGTGAGCGTCGTTCGGTGGAGGAGCATCCGGATTCCCTTGCTGTCGCGCTGACCGCTGCACCCCGGTCTCAGGGCAGCCAAACCTTATCCTGCGGAGATGAGGTTAGCCTAGCCTTACCAGACTGTTCCGCGGCGGGGTCAGTCGAGTTGAACGTGCGTACGGCCGATCGGCACGATCAGCGGGCGGTCGCCCACCGGGTCGTCCACGACCCTGGCGCGCAGCCCGAACGCCTCCTGCAGCAGCTCCGCGGTGATCACCTCGCGCGGGTGCCCCTGCGCGAGGATCGCACCCGCCTTCATCACGACGAGGTGGTCGCTGTAGCGCGTGGCCAGATTGAGATCGTGCAGCACCATGACCACGGTCCGGCCCGACTCGTGCAGATCGTCGACCAGGTCGAGCACGTCGATCGCGTGCGCCAGGTCCAGGTACGTGGTGGGCTCGTCGAGGAGCAGCAGGTCGGTGCCCTGGGCCAGGGTCATGGAGATCCAGACGCGCTGGCGCTGGCCGCCGGAGAGCGAGTCGACGGGGCGGTCCGCCAGGTCGGAGACGCCGGTCATGGCCAGCGCGCGCTCCACGACACCGGCGTCGTCCGAGGACCACTGGCGCAGCCAA
The window above is part of the Streptomyces venezuelae genome. Proteins encoded here:
- a CDS encoding ABC transporter ATP-binding protein yields the protein MVAQYITEIEPAVQDAARLSARGVSVGYGSRTVIDDLDVSIPPGVITTIIGPNGCGKSTLLRTLTRLLKPASGSVVLDGQDIVKLKTRDVAKKLGLLPQTPVAPEGLTVADLVARGRHPHQSWLRQWSSDDAGVVERALAMTGVSDLADRPVDSLSGGQRQRVWISMTLAQGTDLLLLDEPTTYLDLAHAIDVLDLVDDLHESGRTVVMVLHDLNLATRYSDHLVVMKAGAILAQGHPREVITAELLQEAFGLRARVVDDPVGDRPLIVPIGRTHVQLD
- a CDS encoding iron-siderophore ABC transporter substrate-binding protein; amino-acid sequence: MLLHRTTLTKKPRRLAAVLTATALGVGLLAGCGSDSDDKADDSAPAAATGGTFPVTVEHAFGSTKVTKAPKRVVTVGYTDDQTALALGTKPVGMVDQYPNPEGKSPDINTQWPWVKDKWGDTKPDVIMKNGDSGPNYEKIAALRPDLIIAVYSEIDKAAYDKLSQIAPTVGRTKGEKELFSAPWQDNAVHIAKALGKEDEGKKLVEGIEDKLAEAKKSHPKFANQTSVALSWYKDSINPFTSKDVRGRLLTGMGFSYQTKIDKIAGGKFSTELSPERTDLVDVDRIVVINDKADTAALMKFKLFANLDAVKKGNVSYLLDSEGPAVGAAMSQGTVLSLPYAIDELVKSVE